Proteins encoded together in one Scytonema millei VB511283 window:
- a CDS encoding SDR family oxidoreductase, with protein MATYLITGANRGIGYEYCRQLQARGENVIAVCRNVSDELKELGVQIEAGIDITSDASVTQLRDRLQQMPIDVLINNAAIVERITLENLDFDSIRRQFEVNALGALRVTHTLLPHLKAGSKVVMMTSRMGSIGDNTSGGSYGYRMSKTALSMAGKSLAHDLKPMGIAVAILHPGLVQTRMTNFSASGITPEVSVQGLLARINELSLDNTGTFWHSNGEVLPW; from the coding sequence ATGGCAACATATTTAATCACGGGGGCAAATCGCGGGATTGGGTACGAATACTGCCGTCAACTCCAAGCGCGAGGGGAAAACGTCATTGCGGTTTGTCGTAATGTGTCGGATGAATTAAAAGAATTAGGCGTACAAATCGAAGCTGGTATCGATATTACCTCAGATGCATCTGTCACCCAACTACGCGATCGCCTGCAACAAATGCCGATTGATGTGTTAATTAACAATGCGGCGATCGTAGAACGCATCACATTAGAAAACCTGGACTTTGACAGTATCCGAAGACAATTTGAAGTAAACGCCCTCGGTGCTTTGCGTGTGACGCATACACTACTACCTCATCTCAAAGCGGGTTCTAAAGTCGTGATGATGACTAGCCGCATGGGTTCGATCGGCGATAATACTTCTGGCGGTTCCTACGGCTACCGGATGTCTAAAACTGCATTATCGATGGCGGGTAAATCTCTAGCGCACGATCTCAAACCGATGGGAATTGCCGTGGCGATTCTCCATCCAGGGTTAGTCCAAACCCGCATGACAAACTTTAGTGCCTCTGGCATTACCCCGGAAGTCTCAGTGCAAGGATTGCTAGCCCGAATTAATGAATTGTCATTAGATAATACGGGGACTTTTTGGCACAGCAATGGCGAAGTTTTGCCTTGGTAA
- a CDS encoding Zn-dependent hydrolase, translated as MVDTLSQLSINSDRLIQSIEQLAQIGALPGGGVRRIAYSATDMQARDRVQQWMQAAGMSVKIDPAGNIIGRYPGKYPDAAALATGSHIDTVPNGGRYDGAFGVLAGLEVVRVLQEQQIQLNRSLEVIVFTDEEGTMIGSKAMSGRVILDPATYPRVDGIDIQTCLTRVGGDWNRLTEARRTAADIAAFIELHVEQGPVLECLGKQIGVVEGIVGQRRYIITVKGSSSHAGSTPMQMRQDALVAASRVVLAVNKIAHTPGGQQVATVGWMEVLPNAANVIPGLVKMSLDIRDLSSQHLDNLMAELNAEIETIAVETQTYIDLQPRLRNEPALAKPQIQQAIAQVCEDLRLSYTHLPSRASHDAQELATFTDMGMIFVPSKAGVSHAETEFTSPEQCAEGTNVLLHTFLELDRQYI; from the coding sequence ATGGTAGATACTTTATCCCAACTGTCGATAAACAGCGATCGCCTCATCCAAAGCATCGAACAGTTAGCGCAAATTGGCGCTTTGCCTGGTGGAGGAGTGCGGCGGATTGCCTACAGTGCCACAGATATGCAAGCTCGCGATCGGGTGCAACAATGGATGCAAGCCGCAGGGATGAGCGTGAAGATCGATCCGGCTGGCAATATTATCGGTAGATATCCAGGCAAATATCCCGATGCAGCAGCTTTAGCAACGGGTTCCCACATCGATACCGTACCGAATGGCGGACGTTATGATGGTGCGTTTGGAGTCTTGGCAGGATTGGAAGTGGTAAGAGTCCTGCAAGAACAGCAAATTCAACTGAATCGCTCTCTAGAAGTCATTGTCTTCACTGATGAAGAGGGGACGATGATTGGCAGTAAAGCAATGTCCGGTAGAGTCATTCTCGATCCGGCGACATATCCCCGTGTTGATGGCATCGACATTCAAACTTGTTTGACGCGGGTTGGCGGCGATTGGAACCGACTGACAGAAGCACGTCGCACCGCCGCAGACATAGCAGCTTTTATCGAGTTGCACGTCGAGCAAGGTCCCGTTTTAGAATGTCTTGGCAAGCAGATCGGTGTTGTAGAAGGAATTGTCGGGCAAAGACGCTATATTATTACCGTTAAAGGTAGTTCCAGCCACGCGGGTTCTACACCAATGCAAATGCGGCAAGATGCCTTGGTAGCTGCCTCAAGAGTTGTACTGGCAGTGAATAAAATTGCGCATACCCCAGGCGGGCAACAGGTAGCAACCGTAGGCTGGATGGAAGTTTTACCCAATGCGGCAAATGTCATTCCTGGGTTAGTAAAGATGAGCTTAGATATTCGGGATTTATCCAGCCAGCATCTCGATAATTTAATGGCAGAGTTGAATGCAGAGATAGAAACGATCGCCGTTGAAACTCAGACTTATATCGATTTACAACCCCGTTTGCGAAACGAGCCAGCTTTAGCAAAACCGCAGATCCAACAAGCGATCGCGCAAGTGTGCGAAGATTTGAGATTGAGTTACACCCATCTACCCAGTCGCGCCAGCCACGACGCGCAAGAACTCGCCACTTTCACCGATATGGGGATGATTTTTGTGCCGAGTAAAGCGGGTGTCAGTCATGCTGAAACGGAGTTTACTTCGCCAGAACAGTGTGCTGAAGGAACGAATGTTTTATTGCACACGTTTTTGGAATTGGATCGGCAATATATCTAA
- a CDS encoding peptidylprolyl isomerase — translation MAPEFQLNSIIPTQEIPSLLSRYQLLPQLMRGIVIDRAIAPYFCTEAERQQAIEQFERQYHINDPESREAWLKRAGMSEAQMAEVAVRSLLIEKFKQDTWGAKVESYFMSRKAAFDQAIFSLLRTTDGLLAQEIYFRILEGEQTFAEMAQQYSKGSEANTAGVIGPVPLSQLNPTLAKILSIGQPGQLWRPTRIENWFTIVRLEKLLPAQLDANMRQRLLNEMFETWLNEQIQQLEPLQFSWS, via the coding sequence ATGGCACCAGAGTTTCAATTAAACAGCATCATTCCCACTCAAGAAATTCCGTCTCTGTTGAGTCGCTATCAATTGTTACCGCAGTTGATGCGGGGAATCGTTATCGATCGCGCGATCGCTCCTTATTTTTGTACCGAAGCCGAACGCCAACAAGCAATCGAGCAGTTTGAGAGACAGTATCACATAAACGATCCAGAGTCAAGAGAAGCTTGGTTAAAAAGAGCTGGCATGAGTGAGGCACAGATGGCAGAAGTCGCCGTGCGATCGCTCCTGATTGAGAAGTTCAAACAAGATACTTGGGGTGCAAAGGTCGAGTCCTATTTTATGAGTCGCAAAGCAGCTTTCGACCAAGCTATTTTTTCCTTACTGCGGACAACAGACGGTTTGCTGGCACAAGAAATTTACTTTCGCATCCTCGAAGGGGAGCAAACCTTTGCTGAAATGGCACAACAATACTCTAAAGGATCGGAGGCAAATACAGCCGGAGTCATCGGACCCGTGCCACTCAGTCAACTCAATCCAACTCTTGCCAAAATTCTTTCCATCGGTCAACCAGGGCAGCTTTGGCGACCGACTCGGATCGAAAACTGGTTTACGATCGTCCGGTTGGAAAAGTTGCTACCAGCTCAATTAGACGCAAATATGCGGCAGCGTTTGCTCAACGAAATGTTTGAAACCTGGCTGAACGAACAAATTCAGCAGCTCGAACCATTGCAATTTTCTTGGTCTTAG